The proteins below are encoded in one region of Hordeum vulgare subsp. vulgare chromosome 3H, MorexV3_pseudomolecules_assembly, whole genome shotgun sequence:
- the LOC123439333 gene encoding uncharacterized protein LOC123439333 isoform X2 — MAILKKNTSFAVAALVVVMAATLLLSSCDARKEMDKLTAFPVPGKCYSRYFPNCTEPRCKKFCFQPIPGAVCTDKNTCCCPIA, encoded by the exons ATGGCGATACTGAAGAAGAACACGAGCTTCGCCGTGGCCGCCCTCGTGGTGGTCATGGCTGCCACCCTTCTCCTCTCCTCGTGCGACGCCCGCAAAGAG ATGGATAAGCTCACCGCGTTCCCCGTGCCGGGGAAGTGCTACTCGAGGTACTTCCCGAACTGCACCGAGCCGCGGTGCAAGAAGTTCTGCTTCCAGCCGATCCCCGGAGCCGTCTGCACCGACAAGAACACCTGCTGCTGCCCTATTGCTTAA
- the LOC123439333 gene encoding uncharacterized protein LOC123439333 isoform X1, whose product MHVRECSQPPPAPQTMAILKKNTSFAVAALVVVMAATLLLSSCDARKEKMDKLTAFPVPGKCYSRYFPNCTEPRCKKFCFQPIPGAVCTDKNTCCCPIA is encoded by the exons ATGCACGTACGTGAGTGTAGCCAGCCTCCTCCTGCACCGCAAACCATGGCGATACTGAAGAAGAACACGAGCTTCGCCGTGGCCGCCCTCGTGGTGGTCATGGCTGCCACCCTTCTCCTCTCCTCGTGCGACGCCCGCAAAGAG AAGATGGATAAGCTCACCGCGTTCCCCGTGCCGGGGAAGTGCTACTCGAGGTACTTCCCGAACTGCACCGAGCCGCGGTGCAAGAAGTTCTGCTTCCAGCCGATCCCCGGAGCCGTCTGCACCGACAAGAACACCTGCTGCTGCCCTATTGCTTAA